GCAGGATATAAAAAGGAGGGTGATCCAAGATATAATGAATAGTCGTTTCATAATTTTCACGTTTAAAGTTTAGTTTTATAATCCGATCTCTATACCGAAAGCATACGTCTTTAACGGGGGAACATTGAACTCTACGGTTCCGGTTAATTCAGGATCGTATTGGTCATAAGAAGCCCACGTCAACAAGTTGGTCCCGGAGAAATAAACACGTGCCATCGAAAGACCAAGAACATCGGTCCAACGTTTGGGTGCGGAGATTCCTAGGGTGAAATTTTTCAATCTCAGGTGATCCGTGCTGTGTATCCCTCTGGAAGAATGCCACCAGCCACCGTACTCTTGTCCTGCCACGTATCGGGGTATGTCGGTCTTGTCTCCCGGTTTCTGCCAGCGTCTCCGTAACTCGACGCTTTTATTTGTGTTTGCCGCGTGTCCGTCATCCTGTAATGCCCACATGGCAGCGTCGTATGAATGTCCGCCGAGCGAGAATGAGAAGTTGAAAGACAGGTCTGCGAAATAATACCGGAATGTATTTGTGAAACCTCCTGTTAGTTTCGGGTAGATATCTACCAGCGGGATGGATGCTGCGTCGTTCGGGTCATACACTTTTTCTCGTGAACGTACTCCGTCCTTCCCCTCTTGATTGGAATAATACATCGGTTTCCCGTTGTCCGGATCGACCCCGGCATATTCTCTCAAGCAAATTGTGCCATAGGAATAACCTTCTTTGCGGATGTAATAGTTGGCAGCGTAAAATTCGGATAAGTCTGCCAGTTTGATGATTTTATTTTTATTGGATGCCATGTTCAAGGCTGAGGACCACGAGAAGTTTGCCTTTTGAATATTGACGGATTTTATATCCAGCTCGAAACCTTTGTTTTCCATTTCTCCGACATTATCGAGGATCGTACCGAAGCCCGTGATTGAGTTTACTTGGCGATCTAGTAATAAATCTTTTGTCGTTCTCTTGTAGTAGTCGAATGAAATATTCACTCGATCGAATAAACTCAAATCGATGCCGAAATTCAGGGAATAGTTCTTCTCCCAACTCAGGTTATCATTGGCGATGACCGATTCTACCATGGCCGGTTTCTCGTTATATGACCAGCTCGTGGAGTAAGAACCGTAGAATCCGTACAGGGAAACGGGAATATTTCCGTTAACACCGTAAGATAATCTGATCTTGGCATCCGTTAACCACGAGGAGAGGCTCATCATGAAGTTTTCCTGCGAGATACGCCACGAGCCGGAGAGAGCCCAGAAATTGTCCCAACGATTATCTTTTTGTAAACGAGAGGAACCATCCCTACGGAAGCTGAAACTCAAATAGTATCTTTGATTGTAGTCATAGTTTACGCTTGCAACGTAGGACAGCATGGCATCTCCCTTCTTGGTTTGGCCCACGGATACCGGTGTCGAGGCGTTCGATAGGGTATTGTTTTTCGTGTTCGCATAATTTTTAGCCTCTCCGAAAAGGTCATCGTGATCCCAGTGTTGTACCTCGTAGGCGATGGTCGCATCGACGTTGTGTAAACCGAACGAGTTGGAGTATGCTAACCGGGTATTCGAGTTGTACCGGATATTTTCAACCATCCACATATCTCCTTGTCCATTCATGGCAAGTCCGTCGGAACTGAGCGGGGAGAAGTAACGGAAATCTTTCGTGTAGGTGTAATCCACGTTGAATGATGTGGACAATTTGAGGCCCTTGATAATTGTGTACCCGGCTTCGAGTGATGCGAATGTTCGGGCAACCTGCGTGTAGTAATCGTTGATTGTGTTCTCGTAAAGAGGGTTTAGATTGCCGTTTAACGGGATATTCGTGTTATACGTCCCGTCCTCGTTGTAGATCGGGACAGAAGGCGTCAAGCTGTACTTGGACGTGTACATGGCACTGGAATACCACTGTCCCTCGGGCGTCGCTTTGGATTTGGTGACGGATAATAGGGCGTTCATGGCCAGATCGAAACGTTTATACGTGTTGGAAAAATTGAAATGTCCTCCCAGGCGTTCGAATCCCGAATTAATGGACACACCTTCCTGTTTGGTATAACTGATACTTCCGGCGAATTGAGTATTCGAGTTGCCACCCATTGCGGAGAAATCATAGCTCTGCTGGTGGCCCTTGCGGAATAGCTCGTCAAACCAGTCGGAATAACCGTTTGCCGGTTTTGACGCGTAAATGTCAGCTTGTTGGTCCGCGTATTCTGCCGCGGCTTCCGGGGTAGCCCCTTCATCTAGCTGAGCATTGAGATAACCTTCCCGGATTAATTCCCGGCGTTCGTCTCCTCCCATGGTTTCCCGAAAAGTGTAAGCGAGATCAGAAATACCGTAGCTGGCTTTCAGGCTGTATGTTGTCTTCCCCTGTGATCCTTTTCTCGTGGTAATCAGAACGACCCCGTTGGCTCCCCTTGCCCCGTAAAGCGAGGCGGAAGCGGCATCTTTCAGAACCGTGATGTTTTCGATGTCGGCCGGGTTTAACGTGGAGATAAAGCCAAGTCCGCCCGTGTTCATGTCATTACTACTCATGTTGCCCGATGTGATCGGAACACCGTCCAGCACGTACAAGGGTTCATTGGATGCATTGAACGAGCCGATACCGCGGATTCTCATGCTCACGTTCGAACCGGGTTGTCCGGAGTTTGAATAGAGAGATACTCCCGGGAGATTGGCTTCCAGCATTTGGGTAACGGACACTACCGGGAGACTTTTCATTTTATCCATGTTTACCACGGAAGCCGATCCCGTGTAGGATGATTTTTTGAAATCCCCGTATCCGGTCACGACAACTTCTTCAATGACCCGCGAGTCGTCTTCCATGATAACATTAAGTTGGTGATTTGCAGGTATCGGTAGATCTTTATCCTTCATTCCTAAGAATCTGAATTGTAAGATGTTGTCCGGGGCCGCTTTGATGGAGAAGTTCCCGTTGATGTCTGTCACCACGCCGGACGTGGTTCCTTTGATCACGATAGCAACGCCGATAATTGTTTCTCCTTTCGTGTCTTTCACGTTTCCCGTGACGGTAATCAATTCTTTCTTTTCTATTTTCTTTTCTAAAACAACGATCTGTTCCCCGGTGGTTTCATACGTGAAATTTGTTCCGTTGAAAATTTCGTCCAGAACGTTTTTGATCGGGGCGTTTCTGACTTGTATGGAGATGTTCTTCAATTGTTTGATCTGCTCTGTTTTGTAGAAGAACTTGTAAGAACTCTGTTGCTCTATTTTGAGGAATATGAGTGTCGCCTCGGCATTTTTCATGTTCAACGTGATGCCTTTGTCTTGCCCCATGGACGGGTAGGGGATAATGTAGAGCATACATGTCATCCAGGAAATAAAGAATATCCTGAAAATCCTTGAGGAACGATGTCCTTGTGCTTGATTTTTTTTCATAGGCTTGTCATTTTGTTAGTTTGTATTTGTGGATTTTATTTCGGATGAATAAAAATGGTATCTTGTTTTATGGTATAAGTGATATTGGCGCTTAATGAGATGATGTGCATGGCCTCTTGAATGTCTTCCCGATGGAATTTACCATTGAAACGATCGGAGGAATCGATCGAGGCGTTGTTGACAAATGTGATGCCATACCATCGAGATAGTTTGTCCAGCATTTCGTTAAAATTTTGATTGTCCAAGCGGAGAATGCCGTCTTTCCATTGGGTCATTAACTTGGCATCAATGTCCGTGATCGACATTTTTTGTTGTAGGGTATCTAGCGTGAGTTGCTGGTCCGCGTGGAGAATGGCTTTTCTATGATAAGCGGTTGCTTGAATACATCCCTCGACAAGGATTATACTGGTTTCTGCCATATCTGGGTAAGAGCATATATCGAAAGAGGTTCCGAGAACTCGTGTTTCCAAGTTACGACTCTTGACGATAAACGGATGAAGTGAGTCTTTTTGCACCTCGAAATAGGCTTGTCCCGTGAGTTGCACGACTCGCTCTTTGCCCACGAAGTTCACGGGGAATATCAAGGAACTTTCGGAGTTTAACCATACTTTGGTTCCATCCGCTAACGTGATATTGAATCGCTCCCCGCGAGGAATATTTAACGTGTTGTAAATTTCTTGAGTGGCAACGCTATTATTTTTCTGGTATCTTATCTGGCGATCTCCGGATCGGTGTAATTGTGTTCCATCTTTTTCTTGAAGAGTCGTATCTGTGGTAATCAGGTTAATTATCGAACCGTCTGCACGTATAAGTGTAGGAGATTGGAAATGTTGTATTTGTGCGGAAGGTAATGGCTGTACGGGCGATTCCTGTTGAGTGGCAAGATAATACCCGATAGATAGAGAAAAAATGATGATCGCTGCATATTTGGGAATTTGGCGAAGATAGTTGTGGCGTTTCCCGTGTGGCGTCGATAAAATGTATTTTTGATATTGCCGGAATGCCTTTGCTTTTTCCTGTGCGGAAATAGATGCGTGGGTGGTTGCGTTCCAAAGCTGTTTGAACTGTTGGAAATATTTCTCGTGTGAATCATCCTTGATCCATTCTTTAAATGTCAAAAATTCTTCGGGGGATGCCGTGTCATTCAGTATATTAAATAGCATATCCTCGATGGAGTTTTGCGTCCCAAAGTCGTTCGTTGGGGAAGGCCTTGATGATTTGTCAGGGGTAGATTTTTGATCGAAATCACCATTTTTTATATTATTGTCTTTGTCGTGCATAACTGAAATTTTAAAGAAATCTATGAATCACCCATAATGCCGATTCATTAATGAGTCATTTAACGATATGACGCATTGAATTTCAGTATCCCCCAAAAAATAATAGTTAAAAATGTTTAAAGAAAAGAATGGCTACGAGTAACCATTCAAGCTCTTTACGTAGGCGGGCAAGAGCAATTGTTAATTGGTTCTCAATTGTTTTCGTGGATAGATTTAATTGTCGGGCAATTTCTTGATGCGATTTGTGTTCGATCCTGCTAAGAATAAAAATTTCTTTACAACGGGGTGGGAGCTGGTCTATTGCTTCGTTGATAAAATGGTTTATATCTTTGTTTATTAATTCTAGTTCGGATTCCGGTGTTTGAATCAGTTCTTGGAAATAAATGTCTAGCATGGAATGTTCGATATATTTTTGAATCACCGCTTGGTGGCGTATAGAACTGATACATTTGGTGTAAACCATTTTATACAGGTAGGAATGCAGGGAGGTTTTTATATTTAGGTCAGAGTGCTTATCCCATAGTTGAAAGAATATGTCTTGAATAATATCTTTGGCCGCATCCCGGTCATGTAGTAAACGGTAGGCATAGTCTACTAACGGAATGTAATATTGATTAAAAAGAGTTTCAAAGCTCTTTTTATCTCCATGTTGGAGTTGAAGGATATAGATTGATTCCGGCTGTTCAGTATGCTCCCGCATCTTGATTTATATATTAGGTTGGATACAAATATACTAAAATTTGATAATAATGAGTAAATAATTAAGTTGTAATGAAAAATGAAGGGGAAATAAGTATTCCTAGGTAGCATCATTCCGATCGGACCTCTGTACAGTAGAAAGTTCCTTTGAAGTTCCCTGTAGTTTCCTGAAATCGAGTAAACCAATTTCAGGAAACTACAATGCACGAATTTATTTTGTTTAGCCTTCCAGTTTATGTAGAGAACTAGGCGTAATCTAACCGTGAAGTAATCGAGAAACTACCTCTCGTTCGTTGCTTATTCAGAGCTTAAGCGGAGTTTATTCTATCCGGGCTGCATGAGCCACGAGTAAGCTCTGAATCAGTTTCGAAAAAGAGGAACCTTCTCTCTTCATTCTCGGTAGGATTACCATTACTTCTTTTATTTTAATGCTCACATGGGGAGCCGGATAATGATTTGGTTTACATCTTGGTTTACATGGGGGGGGGATTTTGCTTACATCATTGCTTACATGAGGGGGTAAAAACCATGAAAATGGCCAGAAATGAAAAAAGCACTTACTTTCGTAAGTGCTTTAAAATGAGAGCGGAAAACGGGACTCAAACCCGCGACCCCCAGCTTGGAAGGCTAGTGCTCTATCGACTGAGCTATTTCCGCAATCTATTTATTTATAACCACTTACAAATGAGTTAAACTTTTTTTTCCCTCTTTTGCTTACATGATTGCTTACATCAAATGTAAAATAGAAATCTGGTTATTGATAATATAATTATTTGTAAATCAATTGTTTGATAGGTGTGCTTTTTACCTCGTTTTTTGGGCAAAATCATGCAAAATTTGTGATGTTTTTACCTAGTTGAAGATAATTTTTATGATAAATTTTTTTACTAAAAATGAGTAAAAATGATGTTCTACTAATTATCTCATCCTCTACACTTCAATGGTATTTATATCTTATATATTACAGATTGAAGTGTTGGTGGTTGGTATTTAGCTAGTGTTGCTCATAGATTATTATTTTTAAAGTTATTGATTGGTTTTGATTGTTGTGAAGGGGAATAGGGATTTAATGAAAAAAAATCCCAATAGTGTGAGTATTGGGAGTAGATTTTATATTGGTGTTAATTTACTTGCCAACCTTTATTTTCTGCAGTGGAAACATCCCAATTATTAGGATTATCAATGTATAAATATCCTTTACTACTATTATTTCTATTAGGCAAATCATTTAGTAATTCCTTGAAAGATGTTTCAGAGAAAGGATTGTTGTCAGAGCAATCAAGAAGTTTTAATGTGAGATTATTACTTATATCTAATGAAGATAATTCATTATTAGTACACATAAGATAGGTTAGATTTGTATTCTTACTAATATCAAGTTTATTGATTTCATTGAGGTAAAGCGACAAAACTACTAGATTAGGTGCTTTGGTCACATCAATATTTTTCACTTGTTCATTTTCAAAAATGAAAGAAGTTAGATTGGTTCCTTTAATTGTGATTTGATATGTTCCTTCTATCTCATACTGATGTGTTGTTGAATTGGTTGTTTGCCCATCCCCCCAGTTTATTTCTAAATCTTGTGGAACTTGGATATATGGTAATATTTCTTCTTCCCATTCCTCTCCAAACTCACCAATATAGTCTGGTTTAAAAAACTTAATAGGATGAGATCCAGTTTCAATAGAGAGAATAATCTCATTCATTGTGGGAATTGTTGGATCTGGTTCATTTTTGTCATCGTCATCAGAGCATGATGTCCAACAAGCTGCTAAAGCAACCATAACTAATAAAGTAAAAATCTTTTTCATGATGTGTAATTTTAAATTGGTTATAGATATAATTATTTAGATATTAATATTCCTTTGGTCATTTATAATAGCGAGAATCTTTTCAAACTTCCCATTGGATATGGATAAATTTTCTTTGAGTTTTTGATTTTCAGATTGTAGTTGTTCGATTGTTGCTTGAAGTTCTTCTATGGATGTAACAGAAGTGGGAATTTTATCTTTACCAATATATTCCCAGATAATATTAAAAGAAGTTTGTACATCAGTCACTCCATTGTTATTGTTAGGGATTTCAATTTCTTTTTCAGTAAACAAGGGTAAATTTCTAATTACTAAATTAGCTCTTACCCATTCCCAAGCATTTAAACCTCCATGTTCTTTTATCCCACATATTTCCCATTCATCTACAAGTGGAATGGTTGGAATTTTATTGTATTCTGCATCAAAAAATCCAAATAATTCAATGTGTGAATGGCGATATGAACCCCATAAATGATTATAAGGAAGTAAGGCAATGATATATTTTACTTCATTTGGATTACTGGGATTTGTATTTTGGAAAATCTTTTTTAAATCAGGGTGTATGTAAATTAGTTCTAATGGCTTTATATGGCAATCTTGAACTGAGTTATATGCGCTTAGTATTGCCTCTTTTCTTGTTTCAATATCTTTTTTAAATTGTTGATAGGACATAATGGTGAATTTGAATGTTATAAACTCCTAACCTTAATAAAGTTAGGAGTGGTAATTTTTATTCTTCTGGTAGTTTGGAGCATTCTCCGTTTAATAATTGGTATTTAGTGGGGTTGTATCCATTACCTTCTGTGTAAAAATTGCAATCAGTGTCTTTAACTACGTTTTTTATTGCACAGAAATTATATAATAATGGGCATTGGATTATAGTAATATCTTTTATTGTAATTAAACTTTTTAAAGCTGCAATATTATTTAAACTATGGCATCCTGTTATTATTAGTTTATCATCTATTGTTTTTAAGTTGTCAAGACCATTTAATGTTAGTAATGAATATTGGTTAATGCTAAGGTTTTTTATGGATGATAATGATTCTAAACCTTGTAATGAAGTGAGTGTGGTTAAAGAACCACCGTATTTTGAATTTATTTTGAAATTGCCATTAATTCTATTTAAAGAAGACAATCCTTCGAAAGATGACAATGTATTCAAACAATGGTAATCTAAAGCATTAATTTCAAAGTCTCCATTTATTAAAGTTAATTTCTCTAGTCCTTTAAACGATGTGAATGAAAGCATAGGTTGAGATGCCAATTCAGATTGACTATTCCATGTGTCGGCAGTAATAATGAAATTACCATTAATTGTTTCTAGATTGTTTAAACCCTTGAATGAAGTGAATTTTTTAAGAGGAGCACTGATGTCTAATTCTAATCCTCCAAGCATAGTTATGTTTTCTAATCCTTCAAATGATGTAAAGGAATTTAAAGATGGATTATATTCATCTTTGCCTGAAGCGATAATTTTTAATATTCCTCCGATATGGTGTAAATTGTTTAGTCCATTGAACGAGGTTAAGTTATTCAGACTTCCTTTTGAGGCTTTGTTGTAATTACTTGCTTGAATAATAAAATTTTCGCCAATAGAGGTTAGTTTTTCCAATCCTTCAAATGAAGTTAATGAATTTAATGTAGAATTTGAATTGTATCCAGTATCCCCTTTAATTATGAAGTTGTGTCCGATAGTTATTAATTGGCTTAAACCTTTAAATGAGGATAATGAAGTGAAATTGTGTGAATGGAATGTGTTATTATTGTTATAACTACCTCCAACAATAAAGTCACCACCAATTGATGTTAAATTTTCTAATCCTCCAAATGAAGTTATTGCATCAGAGGTAAAAGATAAATCAAAATTTCCTCCAATAGATGCTAAATTATTTAATCCTTCAAAAGAAGATAAGGAATTAAAAGCTTTTTGACTTCCACTTGTAATAGTAAAGTTTCCTCCAATGTTTTTTAATTGTTCTAATCCTTTAAATGAATTCAATTGATTAAAAGAAGAATATCCTTCGTGATAACTACCTCTAAGTTTGAAATTTCCTCCTATTGTTTCTAAATTATTGAGGCCATTGAATGATATAAAGGAAAGAAATGTATTTTCATATTGCACGGAGGAACCTCCTATAAGTTCTAAATCTTTTCCAATTGATTTCAATTTATTTAATCCCCCAAAAGATTCGAAATCATTATTAATGCCATCTATTATTAAATTTTCTCCAATTGAATTTAGACTTTTTAATCCTGTAAAGTCTTTTAAGTTTAAGTTTTGAAGTCGGAAACTTAGTCCAATAACTGTTAAGTTACTTATTCCATCAAAAGATTTTGGAATTTGGGCATTTTTTATGCTAAAATCGCCTCCGATTGTAGATAGGTTATCTAGGCCTCCAAATGAATTTATTGATAAATTATTCTTATTTGCCCCTCCTTCTATGTAGAAATTTTCACCAATGACCTTTAAGCCTTCTAAACCACTAAAAGAATTTAGTTTTAGTTGCGGGGTATCATATTTCGTGGGGATAGCTTTTATTTCAAAACTTCCATTGATAGTATTTAATTTATTTAATCCGTCAAATGTAATTAAAGCTCCTAAACTTCCAGGAGAAATTTCAAAATCCCCACCAATATAATTTAAACAATTTAAGCCATCCATATTTGCGATGTTCCCTCGGTATAGATTGAAATTTCCAGATATTTTGGTGAGATTTTTTAATCCGTCAAATGTGGTTAAGTTATCACATTGAATGGTAAGATCTCCTTCAATATCTGTAATAAGATTATCAAGAGTTTGTAATGTTTTTAATTTTTCCCCTTCAATTGTCAGATTCCCTTTTATTTTTTTATATCCTTTTTCCTTGAAATCAATCAAATCTTGCTCTGTTATAAATATCACATCTCCTATAAAAGTATCACTTTTAGGCAATTGTACAATTTTCACTGTATCAGACAAATCACCACCTTTATCTTTTATAATAATTTCTGCTTTGCGCTCATTATAAGTAGTATTAGGTAATATGTTGTAATTTAGAGTGTTTGTTGTCAAAGCTCTAGATAGATCAATTTTTTCTACCCATTTTTCTGCATCAGGAGAAAGCCAAATATCATATTCAATGTTGCTCTTTATTTCAATAGATATTTGTTGCCCTTCTGCTGGAATATTGTATTTTTTTTGTGTTAGTATAATTGCGTTGTTTTGTTTCTGGGTAATTCGTATGGTATCGGATAAATTACTATTCTTATCTTTTACAACGATTTCTGCTGTCCTTTGTTCATATGATGTGTTCTCAGATATGCTTAGGTTGATAATATTTGTTGTTAATGCTCTGGATTGAATTTGTTTAATCCATTCTATTGTCTTGTCTGGTATGATAAATTCATATTTAATATTACTTTTAATCTCAACTTTAATATTTTGTCCTTCTGCAGGGATTTCATATGTGCTTTGTGTTAAAATAAGGGCATTTAACTGGGTTTGATTTATATATAATGTATCTGCAAGTTCACTATTCTTATCCTTGATAATTACTTTTGTAGAGCGGTTATCATATGTCTGGTTTTGAGCAATATTAAATATCAACCTATCAACTCTTGAACTTCGACTTGTAATTTGTGTAACCCAATCTTTTACATCTTCTGGAATGATTACATCATAATCTACATTACTTTTTAATTCTACATTTATATTCTCTCCCTCTGAAGAAACGTA
The window above is part of the Butyricimonas paravirosa genome. Proteins encoded here:
- a CDS encoding TonB-dependent receptor; translated protein: MKKNQAQGHRSSRIFRIFFISWMTCMLYIIPYPSMGQDKGITLNMKNAEATLIFLKIEQQSSYKFFYKTEQIKQLKNISIQVRNAPIKNVLDEIFNGTNFTYETTGEQIVVLEKKIEKKELITVTGNVKDTKGETIIGVAIVIKGTTSGVVTDINGNFSIKAAPDNILQFRFLGMKDKDLPIPANHQLNVIMEDDSRVIEEVVVTGYGDFKKSSYTGSASVVNMDKMKSLPVVSVTQMLEANLPGVSLYSNSGQPGSNVSMRIRGIGSFNASNEPLYVLDGVPITSGNMSSNDMNTGGLGFISTLNPADIENITVLKDAASASLYGARGANGVVLITTRKGSQGKTTYSLKASYGISDLAYTFRETMGGDERRELIREGYLNAQLDEGATPEAAAEYADQQADIYASKPANGYSDWFDELFRKGHQQSYDFSAMGGNSNTQFAGSISYTKQEGVSINSGFERLGGHFNFSNTYKRFDLAMNALLSVTKSKATPEGQWYSSAMYTSKYSLTPSVPIYNEDGTYNTNIPLNGNLNPLYENTINDYYTQVARTFASLEAGYTIIKGLKLSTSFNVDYTYTKDFRYFSPLSSDGLAMNGQGDMWMVENIRYNSNTRLAYSNSFGLHNVDATIAYEVQHWDHDDLFGEAKNYANTKNNTLSNASTPVSVGQTKKGDAMLSYVASVNYDYNQRYYLSFSFRRDGSSRLQKDNRWDNFWALSGSWRISQENFMMSLSSWLTDAKIRLSYGVNGNIPVSLYGFYGSYSTSWSYNEKPAMVESVIANDNLSWEKNYSLNFGIDLSLFDRVNISFDYYKRTTKDLLLDRQVNSITGFGTILDNVGEMENKGFELDIKSVNIQKANFSWSSALNMASNKNKIIKLADLSEFYAANYYIRKEGYSYGTICLREYAGVDPDNGKPMYYSNQEGKDGVRSREKVYDPNDAASIPLVDIYPKLTGGFTNTFRYYFADLSFNFSFSLGGHSYDAAMWALQDDGHAANTNKSVELRRRWQKPGDKTDIPRYVAGQEYGGWWHSSRGIHSTDHLRLKNFTLGISAPKRWTDVLGLSMARVYFSGTNLLTWASYDQYDPELTGTVEFNVPPLKTYAFGIEIGL
- a CDS encoding FecR family protein; the encoded protein is MHDKDNNIKNGDFDQKSTPDKSSRPSPTNDFGTQNSIEDMLFNILNDTASPEEFLTFKEWIKDDSHEKYFQQFKQLWNATTHASISAQEKAKAFRQYQKYILSTPHGKRHNYLRQIPKYAAIIIFSLSIGYYLATQQESPVQPLPSAQIQHFQSPTLIRADGSIINLITTDTTLQEKDGTQLHRSGDRQIRYQKNNSVATQEIYNTLNIPRGERFNITLADGTKVWLNSESSLIFPVNFVGKERVVQLTGQAYFEVQKDSLHPFIVKSRNLETRVLGTSFDICSYPDMAETSIILVEGCIQATAYHRKAILHADQQLTLDTLQQKMSITDIDAKLMTQWKDGILRLDNQNFNEMLDKLSRWYGITFVNNASIDSSDRFNGKFHREDIQEAMHIISLSANITYTIKQDTIFIHPK
- a CDS encoding RNA polymerase sigma-70 factor, coding for MREHTEQPESIYILQLQHGDKKSFETLFNQYYIPLVDYAYRLLHDRDAAKDIIQDIFFQLWDKHSDLNIKTSLHSYLYKMVYTKCISSIRHQAVIQKYIEHSMLDIYFQELIQTPESELELINKDINHFINEAIDQLPPRCKEIFILSRIEHKSHQEIARQLNLSTKTIENQLTIALARLRKELEWLLVAILFFKHF
- a CDS encoding BACON domain-containing protein codes for the protein MNKFIFSFILLATFFISCGKDSGTNDPNNPNGNGGEQPTLTLSLTELTFKSAGEEKTFTITSNSNWTITNPSTWCKIDPIQGNSNTTITAIADPSEEYDDRNFNLTIKAGEITKAGEITKVVTVTQKKKDAIILTKEKYDIPTEGDNITVEIKSNITYSTIIPEEHKEWIKQVETNQLGRGLETKNLNFEISANPSTDKREGIIVIKDNSSSLADTIHVYQAQKDELILTQDTYYVSSEGENINVELKSNVDYDVIIPEDVKDWVTQITSRSSRVDRLIFNIAQNQTYDNRSTKVIIKDKNSELADTLYINQTQLNALILTQSTYEIPAEGQNIKVEIKSNIKYEFIIPDKTIEWIKQIQSRALTTNIINLSISENTSYEQRTAEIVVKDKNSNLSDTIRITQKQNNAIILTQKKYNIPAEGQQISIEIKSNIEYDIWLSPDAEKWVEKIDLSRALTTNTLNYNILPNTTYNERKAEIIIKDKGGDLSDTVKIVQLPKSDTFIGDVIFITEQDLIDFKEKGYKKIKGNLTIEGEKLKTLQTLDNLITDIEGDLTIQCDNLTTFDGLKNLTKISGNFNLYRGNIANMDGLNCLNYIGGDFEISPGSLGALITFDGLNKLNTINGSFEIKAIPTKYDTPQLKLNSFSGLEGLKVIGENFYIEGGANKNNLSINSFGGLDNLSTIGGDFSIKNAQIPKSFDGISNLTVIGLSFRLQNLNLKDFTGLKSLNSIGENLIIDGINNDFESFGGLNKLKSIGKDLELIGGSSVQYENTFLSFISFNGLNNLETIGGNFKLRGSYHEGYSSFNQLNSFKGLEQLKNIGGNFTITSGSQKAFNSLSSFEGLNNLASIGGNFDLSFTSDAITSFGGLENLTSIGGDFIVGGSYNNNNTFHSHNFTSLSSFKGLSQLITIGHNFIIKGDTGYNSNSTLNSLTSFEGLEKLTSIGENFIIQASNYNKASKGSLNNLTSFNGLNNLHHIGGILKIIASGKDEYNPSLNSFTSFEGLENITMLGGLELDISAPLKKFTSFKGLNNLETINGNFIITADTWNSQSELASQPMLSFTSFKGLEKLTLINGDFEINALDYHCLNTLSSFEGLSSLNRINGNFKINSKYGGSLTTLTSLQGLESLSSIKNLSINQYSLLTLNGLDNLKTIDDKLIITGCHSLNNIAALKSLITIKDITIIQCPLLYNFCAIKNVVKDTDCNFYTEGNGYNPTKYQLLNGECSKLPEE